One Lucilia cuprina isolate Lc7/37 chromosome 4, ASM2204524v1, whole genome shotgun sequence DNA segment encodes these proteins:
- the LOC111675825 gene encoding uncharacterized protein LOC111675825 produces the protein MRGFIVICICATVLAAPQGYNYNQQQSGFSAGLPNFKTNAHVATTTTKTQEAHGFLQQAVNSGNLQQALLGGQTTAHNTQQFSTAPKFPQYQPVTQQNFGFANVQQQQAPSVGNFGGQQQFNGFQQQQYSNPNTVTKDIYVHVAPEDGEDQQYQQPALPPPPPRKHYRIVFIKAPSQNINKAALRIQQAPTEEKTIIYVLTKKPDPLDLQAAIQDVQPKQPSKPEVYFIKYKTQEEAQHAQRTIQAQYDQLGGTSQVSDEGIAPVASVIGSLDGGQQTGLDFSKGSAHTSSSSSQSSSSFTSSGAVNNGSQYLPPIVKL, from the exons atgcgtGGTTTTATA GTCATTTGCATTTGTGCCACAGTCTTAGCTGCACCTCAGGGTTACAATTATAATCAACAACAGAGTGGTTTTTCAGCCGGTTTACCCAACTTTAAAACAAATGCTCATGTAGCTACTACCACAACGAAAACACAAGAAGCACATGGATTCTTGCAACAGGCAGTTAATTCTGGCAATTTGCAACAAGCTTTACTAGGAGGACAAACAACGGCACATAATACACAACAATTTTCAACAGCACCCAAATTTCCACAATATCAACCTGTTACACAGCAAAACTTTGGCTTTGCAAATGTACAGCAACAACAGGCACCTTCTGTAGGAAACTTTGGAGGACAACAACAATTCAATGGCtttcagcaacaacaatattccAATCCAAATACTGTCACTAAAGATATCTATGTACATGTAGCCCCCGAAGATGGTGAAGatcaacaatatcaacaacCTGCTTTGCCTCCACCACCACCACGCAAACATTATCGTATTGTGTTCATTAAAGCTCCATCTCAAAATATTAATAAGGCAGCTCTACGCATACAACAGGCTCCCACCGAAGAGAAGAccattatttatgttttgactaAGAAACCCGATCCTTTAGACTTGCAGGCCGCTATTCAAGATGTTCAACCTAAACAGCCCAGCAAACCGGAAGTATATTTCATCAAATACAAGACACAAGAAGAGGCACAACATGCACAACGTACTATTCAAG CTCAATATGATCAACTTGGCGGCACTTCACAAGTATCCGATGAAGGTATTGCACCTGTAGCCTCGGTAATTGGTTCTTTAGATGGTGGTCAACAAACCGGCTTGGATTTTTCCAAAGGTTCCGCGCACACTAGCAGCTCATCATCACAGTCTAGCTCCAGTTTTACTAGCAGTGGTGCAGTAAATAATGGCAGTCAATATTTGCCACCtattgtaaaattgtaa
- the LOC111675801 gene encoding uncharacterized protein LOC111675801 isoform X1, with product MNTFLTIMCLALVASAAAKPGYNYQQPKSVVKQSFFPSAPVSNNVIYSAQQAPPLTSFNVQSQSQQIKQNFVGSVPPPQFAPQPIDVSPPQFVAPVQQYSPAAPQFVGPAPQYVAPVQQSAVYAPSAPALSSSQYNYQPQQQTIVSKDIFIHSAPEETEEIGGDLGAEAGPIRKNYRIVFIKAPSQNLKLNLDALKRAQASNEEKTVIYVLSKKPDLANIQNQLSAVQTEQKAHKPEVYFIKYKTQEEANRAQQEIQAQYDALGGSTRISDEGVAPVTSVIGGSPVKVGSVGPVFGSGSNNVPVFSSGSFGGNSNFVQSASNNQQTFVQQSFQGNQGSASTVSFGVEAPHNKYLPAQKK from the exons atgaatacatttttaacaattatg TGTTTGGCTTTGGTAGCTAGTGCAGCAGCTAAGCCTGGCTACAACTATCAACAACCAAAATCTGTTGTTAAACAATCATTCTTTCCCTCAGCACCAGTAAGTAACAATGTCATTTACTCTGCCCAGCAAGCTCCCCCATTGACCTCATTCAATGTTCAGTCTCAAAGCCAGCAAATCAAGCAAAACTTTGTCGGTTCAGTACCACCTCCTCAATTTGCTCCTCAGCCTATTGATGTATCCCCTCCTCAATTTGTTGCTCCTGTACAACAGTATTCCCCGGCTGCTCCTCAATTTGTTGGCCCAGCTCCTCAATATGTTGCTCCTGTGCAACAATCAGCTGTTTATGCTCCTTCTGCTCCTGCTTTATCTTCATCCCAGTACAATTATCAACCTCAACAACAAACCATTGTCTCCAAggatattttcattcactctgCTCCTGAGGAAACCGAAGAAATTGGAGGCGATCTAGGTGCTGAAGCTGGTCCTATTCGCAAGAACTACCGCATTGTATTTATTAAGGCCCCAAGCCAAAACTTGAAACTTAATTTGGATGCTCTAAAACGTGCTCAAGCTTCCAACGAAGAAAAGACTGTCATCTATGTATTGTCCAAGAAACCCGACCTCGCCAACATCCAAAATCAATTGTCTGCTGTACAAACCGAACAAAAGGCCCACAAACCTGAAGTTTACTTCATCAAGTACAAGACCCAAGAAGAAGCCAACCGTGCTCAGCAAGAAATCCAAGCCCAATACGATGCTTTGGGTGGTTCTACCCGCATTTCGGATGAAGGTGTTGCTCCCGTTACCTCCGTCATTGGTGGTAGTCCCGTTAAGGTTGGTTCTGTTGGTCCCGTTTTCGGCAGTGGCTCAAACAATGTTCCTGTATTTTCCAGTGGTTCTTTCGGCGGCAATTCCAACTTTGTACAATCTGCTAGCAACAACCAACAAACTTTCGTACAACAATCTTTCCAAGGTAACCAAGGTTCAGCTTCTACCGTAAGCTTTGGTGTTGAAGCTCCACACAACAAGTACTTACCTGCTCAAAAGAAATAA
- the LOC111675801 gene encoding uncharacterized protein LOC111675801 isoform X2, giving the protein MNTFLTIMCLALVASAAAKPGYNYQQPKSVVKQSFFPSAPSQSQQIKQNFVGSVPPPQFAPQPIDVSPPQFVAPVQQYSPAAPQFVGPAPQYVAPVQQSAVYAPSAPALSSSQYNYQPQQQTIVSKDIFIHSAPEETEEIGGDLGAEAGPIRKNYRIVFIKAPSQNLKLNLDALKRAQASNEEKTVIYVLSKKPDLANIQNQLSAVQTEQKAHKPEVYFIKYKTQEEANRAQQEIQAQYDALGGSTRISDEGVAPVTSVIGGSPVKVGSVGPVFGSGSNNVPVFSSGSFGGNSNFVQSASNNQQTFVQQSFQGNQGSASTVSFGVEAPHNKYLPAQKK; this is encoded by the exons atgaatacatttttaacaattatg TGTTTGGCTTTGGTAGCTAGTGCAGCAGCTAAGCCTGGCTACAACTATCAACAACCAAAATCTGTTGTTAAACAATCATTCTTTCCCTCAGCACCA TCTCAAAGCCAGCAAATCAAGCAAAACTTTGTCGGTTCAGTACCACCTCCTCAATTTGCTCCTCAGCCTATTGATGTATCCCCTCCTCAATTTGTTGCTCCTGTACAACAGTATTCCCCGGCTGCTCCTCAATTTGTTGGCCCAGCTCCTCAATATGTTGCTCCTGTGCAACAATCAGCTGTTTATGCTCCTTCTGCTCCTGCTTTATCTTCATCCCAGTACAATTATCAACCTCAACAACAAACCATTGTCTCCAAggatattttcattcactctgCTCCTGAGGAAACCGAAGAAATTGGAGGCGATCTAGGTGCTGAAGCTGGTCCTATTCGCAAGAACTACCGCATTGTATTTATTAAGGCCCCAAGCCAAAACTTGAAACTTAATTTGGATGCTCTAAAACGTGCTCAAGCTTCCAACGAAGAAAAGACTGTCATCTATGTATTGTCCAAGAAACCCGACCTCGCCAACATCCAAAATCAATTGTCTGCTGTACAAACCGAACAAAAGGCCCACAAACCTGAAGTTTACTTCATCAAGTACAAGACCCAAGAAGAAGCCAACCGTGCTCAGCAAGAAATCCAAGCCCAATACGATGCTTTGGGTGGTTCTACCCGCATTTCGGATGAAGGTGTTGCTCCCGTTACCTCCGTCATTGGTGGTAGTCCCGTTAAGGTTGGTTCTGTTGGTCCCGTTTTCGGCAGTGGCTCAAACAATGTTCCTGTATTTTCCAGTGGTTCTTTCGGCGGCAATTCCAACTTTGTACAATCTGCTAGCAACAACCAACAAACTTTCGTACAACAATCTTTCCAAGGTAACCAAGGTTCAGCTTCTACCGTAAGCTTTGGTGTTGAAGCTCCACACAACAAGTACTTACCTGCTCAAAAGAAATAA
- the LOC111675799 gene encoding uncharacterized protein LOC111675799, translating to MNTFLTIMCFALVATATAKPGYNYQQPKPVVKQSFRPSAPVSSSGIYSVQQAPPLTSFNVQSQSQQIKQNFVATAPGPVSAPQYTPQPIDLPAPPAQYAQQQFATPAQLYSPSAPQFTGPAPQYVAPVQQPAVYAPSAPAASSSHYNYQPQQQTIVSKDIYIHSAPEETEEIGGDQGVEAGPIRKNYRIVFIKAPSQNLKLNLDALKRAQASNEEKTVIYVLSKKPDLANIQNQLSAVQTEQKAHKPEVYFIKYKTQEEANRAQQEIQAQYDALGGSTHISDEGIAPVTSVIGGGPVNVGSVGPVFGSGSSNVPVFSSGSANGGSFSGSSNFVQSASNNQQTFVQQSFQGSQGSSSTVSFGVEAPNNKYLPAQKK from the exons ATGaatacatttttaacaattatg TGTTTTGCTTTGGTAGCTACTGCCACAGCCAAGCCTGGCTACAACTATCAACAACCAAAACCAGTTGTTAAACAATCGTTCCGTCCATCAGCCCCAGTTAGTAGCAGTGGCATTTACTCTGTGCAACAGGCTCCTCCATTGACCTCATTCAATGTTCAATCTCAAAGCCAACAGATCAAGCAAAACTTTGTTGCCACTGCACCTGGTCCAGTATCAGCTCCCCAATACACTCCTCAGCCTATTGATTTGCCCGCTCCACCAGCACAATATGCTCAACAACAGTTTGCTACTCCCGCCCAATTATACAGCCCATCTGCTCCACAATTTACCGGCCCAGCTCCTCAATATGTTGCTCCAGTACAACAACCTGCTGTTTATGCTCCTTCAGCTCCCGCTGCTTCTTCATCCCACTACAATTATCAACCCCAACAACAAACCATTGTCTCCAAGGATATTTACATTCACTCTGCTCCTGAGGAAACCGAAGAAATTGGAGGTGATCAAGGCGTCGAAGCTGGCCCTATCCGCAAGAACTACCGCATTGTATTCATCAAGGCCCCAAGCCAAAACTTGAAACTCAATTTGGATGCTCTTAAGCGTGCTCAAGCTTCTAACGAAGAAAAGACTGTCATCTATGTATTGTCCAAGAAACCCGATCTTGCCAACATTCAAAACCAATTGTCTGCTGTACAAACCGAACAAAAGGCCCACAAACCCGAAGTTTACTTCATCAAGTACAAGACTCAAGAAGAAGCCAACCGTGCTCAGCAAGAAATCCAAGCCCAATACGATGCTTTGGGAGGTTCCACACACATTTCCGATGAAGGTATTGCTCCCGTTACCTCCGTCATTGGCGGTGGTCCCGTTAACGTTGGCTCTGTTGGTCCTGTTTTTGGTAGTGGCTCAAGCAATGTTCCCGTATTCTCTAGTGGTTCAGCCAATGGTGGTTCTTTCAGTGGCAGTTCAAACTTTGTACAATCAGCTAGCAACAACCAACAAACTTTTGTGCAACAATCATTCCAAGGTAGCCAAGGTTCCTCATCCACTGTTAGCTTTGGCGTTGAAGCACCCAACAACAAGTACTTGCCTGCTCAAAAGAAATAA